ACATGACATGATTGGTTTCACCGGAACAAACAACGTGCCAGTCGTGGTTGCGCCGGGAAGCAGCGTCCCGGCGCTCAGCAGTAATCCGTTAGCGGTAGCGATACCTTCGGGAGAAAGACCCCCATTTGTAATCGACATGGCGACTTCGGCGTGCGCCGGAGGCAAGATTGAGATTGCTCTGCGTACCGGAAATGGTATCCCCGAAGGTTGGGTTATAGACAGAGAAGGCAATCCGATAACCGACCCCACCAAACGCTCCGGAGCCGGTGGTGGACTGTTACCACTTGGTAGTACGCCGGCGCTGGGTGTCTATAAAGGGTTTGGACTTTCCATGATAATTGATATCCTCAGTGGCCTGCTTTCAGGGTCAGTTACCAGCCTTCTTAAGGAGACACCACCGGAGGCGAGAGGTAACTATTCCGACCACTTCTTTGGGGCGCTACGTATTGACAGCTTTGTACCTGTTGCGGATTTCAAGAAAACTATGGATACCTACATAAACGCACTGGAAGCACTCCCCACGGTACCGGGAGTAGAAAGAGTGACAGTTCCCGGTCCCTTCGAGGCGGGGATTGTCAAGGAGCGGCAGGCCAATGGGATACCACTCGATCCGAAGGTCATTGACGACCTGAAGCTGCTGGCTGAGGAACTGGGCATGGAGTATAACCTCTAGAACAGGGTTGTGTGAAAATCTCATGTCCGCCGGGAGTGGATAAGATATACTTTTTTAGGAGGCTGAACAATGCATAATCCGGTCAAGGAGAAGCTGCAAAAGGGGGAGGCGGCGATAGGGACATTCGTCGGCATCGGGCACCCGGATGTCACCGAGCGACTTTCACTGGTCGGCTTCGATTGGCTTTTACTGGATGGTGAACATGGACCGCTTGGCTTTGAGACCATGCAGGCAATGATGCAATCGATGAGGGGTGACAGCTGCTCCCCAATAGTACGAGTGCAATGGAATGACCCGGTGGTCATCAAGCGCTCCCTGGACATCGGTGCTCACGGCGTCCTGATACCCTGGGTGAACAATAAAGAGGAAGCCGAAGCAGCCGTGGCTGCCTGCAAATACCCGCCGCAAGGAATCAGGGGTTGCGGGCCGAGACGGGCAGCCTTGATTGGCGGACGTGATTATATAGCCACTGCAAATGAGAGCCTTCTCGTTGCGGTCCAGATAGAGACCGCGACTGCTGTTGATAATATCGCAGACATTCTTGCCGTGGACGGTGTGGATGTTGCTTATATTGGACCTGTAGACCTGTGCATGAGCATGTTCGGTGTTCCGGGTAAATGGGATGACCCTGCCTATCTGCAGGCCTTTGATACCGTACTGGAAGCCGCTGCAAAAGCAGGCAAACCGGCAGGAATGTACTGTAGCTCGGGCAATATCGCGTGGGCTATCGAGAAGGGATTCAAATTCAATTCGGTGGACAGCGACGACGCATTCCTGTTGACGGCAGCCCGTGCGGCTTTAGCAAAAGCCAGAGACACTGCAAACAAGTAAGCTGGTACCTGTATCTGTCATCTTGACTTCGGGTGAGAGGGTGGAGAAATGGTCAGACACCAGCAACCGGAGGACAGTCATCGCCGGAGAAGATTGGACCG
The Dehalococcoidales bacterium genome window above contains:
- a CDS encoding Ldh family oxidoreductase, with the translated sequence AMNEAISRAKETGAGFVAARNSTHYGASAYYAMMALEHDMIGFTGTNNVPVVVAPGSSVPALSSNPLAVAIPSGERPPFVIDMATSACAGGKIEIALRTGNGIPEGWVIDREGNPITDPTKRSGAGGGLLPLGSTPALGVYKGFGLSMIIDILSGLLSGSVTSLLKETPPEARGNYSDHFFGALRIDSFVPVADFKKTMDTYINALEALPTVPGVERVTVPGPFEAGIVKERQANGIPLDPKVIDDLKLLAEELGMEYNL
- a CDS encoding aldolase/citrate lyase family protein: MHNPVKEKLQKGEAAIGTFVGIGHPDVTERLSLVGFDWLLLDGEHGPLGFETMQAMMQSMRGDSCSPIVRVQWNDPVVIKRSLDIGAHGVLIPWVNNKEEAEAAVAACKYPPQGIRGCGPRRAALIGGRDYIATANESLLVAVQIETATAVDNIADILAVDGVDVAYIGPVDLCMSMFGVPGKWDDPAYLQAFDTVLEAAAKAGKPAGMYCSSGNIAWAIEKGFKFNSVDSDDAFLLTAARAALAKARDTANK